Proteins encoded by one window of Streptomyces uncialis:
- a CDS encoding FAD-binding protein, which yields MIGRREFLGATAAAVAVVGFDPLGRGWVTEAQAAERSSSATPFAGAPALDGELVLDAPSREAVATDLGNITFHTPGAVLRPGSARDISRMIRFCRRHGIPVSPRGQAHTTYGQGLSDGLVIENRYLKRIHSLGPTTAEVDAGIHWMELAKAAYAHTPRLTPPVLTGYTGLTVGGTLSVGGVGGLVGGLHTGLQVDHVRELEVVTGTGDIERCSRDRKPDLFESVLGGLGQIGVITKAVIDLVPAKQRARSYVLGYDDTAAFARDLRLLIERPVVDHVYAEFVAPGTSPTYKIHATVFHEPDQPPHDRTVIGGVSGVPEIRNTSYLEHVFTIDTLIDSLRQTADWDRLVKPWFDVWVPGSRIESYLAELMTTLTPRDIGPLGAGLIYPQRRARVHNPYPRLPRPDGSDWAFIVDVNTVSATTRPEPGFVDEMLARNKRLYARTRDHHKGTLYPIGSVPLTEEDWRGHFGDKWPAFRAAKRRYDPDQLLARGQNIFRDGR from the coding sequence GTGATCGGACGCCGTGAATTCCTCGGAGCGACGGCCGCGGCCGTCGCCGTCGTCGGCTTCGACCCCCTCGGCCGCGGCTGGGTCACCGAGGCCCAGGCCGCCGAACGGTCCTCCTCCGCGACACCGTTCGCGGGAGCGCCCGCCCTGGACGGCGAACTCGTCCTCGACGCGCCGTCCCGCGAGGCCGTCGCCACCGACCTCGGCAACATCACGTTCCACACCCCCGGCGCGGTCCTGCGCCCCGGCTCCGCGCGAGACATCTCCCGGATGATCCGCTTCTGCCGCCGGCACGGCATCCCCGTCTCCCCGCGCGGCCAGGCCCACACCACCTACGGTCAGGGTCTCTCCGACGGTCTGGTCATCGAGAACCGGTACCTCAAGCGCATCCACTCCCTCGGTCCCACCACCGCCGAGGTGGACGCCGGAATCCACTGGATGGAACTCGCCAAGGCGGCCTACGCGCACACGCCCCGGCTGACGCCCCCCGTCCTCACCGGCTACACCGGGCTGACCGTCGGCGGCACCCTCTCCGTGGGAGGCGTCGGCGGCCTGGTCGGCGGACTGCACACCGGCCTCCAGGTCGACCATGTCCGCGAACTCGAAGTCGTCACCGGCACCGGCGACATCGAGCGCTGCTCCCGGGACCGCAAGCCCGATCTGTTCGAGTCGGTACTCGGCGGACTCGGCCAGATCGGTGTCATCACGAAGGCGGTCATCGATCTCGTCCCCGCCAAGCAGCGCGCCCGCAGCTATGTGCTCGGGTACGACGACACCGCCGCGTTCGCCCGCGATCTGCGCCTCCTCATCGAACGGCCCGTCGTCGACCATGTCTACGCCGAGTTCGTCGCGCCCGGCACCTCACCGACGTACAAGATCCACGCCACGGTCTTCCATGAGCCGGACCAGCCGCCGCACGACCGGACGGTGATCGGTGGGGTTTCGGGCGTGCCGGAGATCCGGAACACCAGCTATCTGGAACACGTCTTCACCATCGACACCCTGATCGACTCGCTGCGGCAGACCGCTGACTGGGACCGGCTCGTCAAGCCGTGGTTCGACGTATGGGTGCCCGGCAGCCGCATCGAGAGCTACCTCGCCGAGCTGATGACGACGCTCACCCCGCGCGACATCGGCCCCCTCGGCGCCGGACTGATCTACCCGCAGCGCCGCGCCCGGGTCCACAACCCCTACCCCCGGCTGCCCCGGCCCGACGGCTCCGACTGGGCGTTCATCGTCGATGTCAACACGGTCTCCGCCACCACGCGGCCCGAGCCGGGGTTCGTGGACGAGATGCTCGCCCGCAACAAGCGGCTCTACGCCCGCACCCGCGATCACCACAAGGGCACGCTGTACCCGATCGGGTCGGTGCCGCTCACCGAGGAGGACTGGCGCGGTCACTTCGGCGACAAGTGGCCGGCGTTCCGGGCGGCGAAGCGCCGCTACGACCCGGACCAGTTGCTCGCACGCGGTCAGAACATCTTCCGCGACGGCCGCTGA
- a CDS encoding gamma-glutamyltransferase family protein: protein MNAGIQAGRPQLSGIFGAVSSTHWLPSAAAMSVLEKGGNAFDAAAAAGFVLQVVEPHYNGLGGDVPIVSYSASTGRVQVVCGQGPTPRAATIESITDLGLHQVPGSGLLPAVVPGAFGAWMRLLAEHGTLPLADILDPAIGYAEHGHPLLAGAADAIEVLAPLFETEWKESARVYLPGGRPPAAGSRFRNPVLADTYKRLLREAAAAPGGREAQIAAAERAFYRGFVAEAIDAYVSSTEVLDSTGRRNKGLLTGQDMADWRATVEDSAHLAYGDLTVHKPGVWSQSPVFLQQLALLEGFDLRGMGLGSAEYLHTVAESSKLAFADREAWYGDPDHADVPLDELLSPGYTRERRALIGAKAASELRPGSPGGRAPHIPRYGSDPVPPSREHWMSQIHNGLPTVVRATEARNDTCTVVVADRFGNMVAAVPSGGWLKSSPVVPGTGLSLGTRAQTMNLEAGHPNAFGPRRRPRTTLSPSLVLKDGAPVLAFGTPGGDRQDQWTLGFFLAVADFGLDLQAATETLAFHTDHFAASFTPHESAPRRLVVEAGCDPEVVEELRRRGHEVQLAPEFSLGKVCAVGVDTERDLLLAAASPRGRQSYAVAR, encoded by the coding sequence ATGAACGCAGGCATCCAAGCGGGAAGGCCGCAGCTGAGCGGCATCTTCGGCGCCGTCTCCTCGACACACTGGCTGCCGTCGGCGGCCGCCATGTCGGTGCTGGAGAAGGGCGGCAACGCCTTCGACGCGGCGGCCGCCGCCGGTTTCGTCCTGCAAGTGGTCGAACCGCACTACAACGGCCTCGGCGGCGATGTCCCGATCGTCTCCTACAGCGCGTCCACGGGCCGGGTGCAGGTGGTGTGCGGTCAGGGGCCGACCCCGCGGGCGGCGACCATCGAGAGCATCACGGACCTCGGGCTGCACCAGGTGCCGGGGTCGGGTCTGCTGCCCGCCGTGGTGCCCGGCGCGTTCGGGGCCTGGATGCGGCTGCTGGCGGAGCACGGCACCCTGCCGCTCGCCGACATCCTCGATCCGGCCATCGGGTACGCGGAGCACGGCCACCCCCTGCTGGCGGGCGCCGCCGACGCCATCGAGGTGCTGGCCCCGCTGTTCGAGACCGAGTGGAAGGAGTCGGCGCGGGTCTACCTCCCCGGCGGACGGCCGCCGGCCGCCGGTTCGCGGTTCCGCAACCCGGTGCTCGCGGACACCTACAAGCGGCTGCTGCGGGAGGCGGCCGCCGCGCCGGGCGGGCGGGAGGCGCAGATCGCCGCCGCCGAACGGGCCTTCTACCGGGGGTTCGTCGCGGAGGCGATCGACGCCTACGTCTCCTCCACCGAGGTCCTCGACTCCACCGGCCGCCGCAACAAGGGCCTGCTGACCGGCCAGGACATGGCCGACTGGCGGGCCACCGTGGAGGATTCGGCGCATCTGGCGTACGGGGATCTCACGGTCCACAAGCCGGGGGTCTGGTCGCAGAGCCCGGTCTTCCTCCAGCAGTTGGCGCTGCTGGAGGGCTTCGATCTGCGCGGTATGGGCCTCGGCAGCGCCGAATACCTGCACACGGTCGCCGAGTCCTCCAAGCTCGCCTTCGCCGACCGCGAGGCCTGGTACGGGGACCCCGACCACGCGGACGTGCCCCTGGACGAGCTGCTGAGCCCCGGCTACACCCGGGAGCGGCGCGCTCTGATCGGGGCGAAGGCCGCGTCGGAGCTGCGTCCGGGCTCCCCGGGCGGACGGGCGCCGCACATACCGCGGTACGGGTCGGACCCGGTGCCGCCCTCGCGGGAGCACTGGATGTCGCAGATCCACAACGGGCTGCCGACGGTGGTGCGGGCCACCGAGGCCCGCAACGACACCTGCACCGTCGTGGTCGCCGACCGGTTCGGCAACATGGTGGCGGCCGTGCCCAGCGGCGGCTGGCTGAAGAGCTCCCCGGTCGTCCCCGGCACGGGCCTGTCGCTGGGCACCCGGGCGCAGACGATGAATCTGGAGGCGGGCCACCCCAACGCGTTCGGCCCCCGCCGCCGTCCCCGCACCACGCTCAGCCCGAGCCTGGTGCTCAAGGACGGCGCGCCGGTGCTCGCGTTCGGCACCCCGGGCGGCGACCGGCAGGACCAGTGGACGCTCGGGTTCTTCCTCGCGGTGGCCGACTTCGGCCTCGATCTCCAGGCGGCGACGGAGACCCTGGCGTTCCACACCGATCACTTCGCGGCGTCGTTCACCCCGCACGAGTCGGCGCCCAGGCGGCTGGTCGTCGAGGCCGGTTGCGACCCCGAGGTGGTGGAGGAGCTGCGCCGCCGGGGCCATGAGGTGCAGTTGGCGCCGGAGTTCTCGCTGGGCAAGGTGTGCGCGGTCGGTGTGGACACCGAGCGGGACCTGCTGCTGGCCGCCGCGAGTCCGCGTGGCCGCCAGTCGTACGCCGTGGCGCGCTGA
- a CDS encoding SAM-dependent methyltransferase has translation MDISPGTSGPPHTGIPTPDGTTRHTGTAFGDGPAPGGGPVELRDEELGRTWEEFKLSGMPDLLGALHLCHALHALAKSGLLERLREGRHSTASGLYDGMNHRVSSNTLRYLALKGVLEQWRGSYRLTRRGELLTSDISLARLGFYLEAYGPVVGRADELMTGAAEYGTDVHRSNGPLSRHCGTVFGRYYTPVVLEAMRDRGAKRIMDLGCGGGRLLVDACLNDPEITGVGLDIAPAAVEVARELARSHGLEDRLEFVVGDAFDPGTWPEEVCADIEVITGIGVLHEHFRDGDKAVVDILDAYADFLTGERMLLIGEPEPHYDDRESDSEFFLMHVLTDQGFPVDRAVWAGIFDRTRLTCRRTLTWATAGPRMCFYELEPRG, from the coding sequence ATGGACATCTCCCCCGGCACCTCCGGCCCGCCGCACACCGGCATACCGACGCCCGACGGCACCACGCGGCACACCGGCACGGCCTTCGGCGACGGGCCCGCTCCCGGCGGCGGGCCGGTCGAACTCCGCGACGAGGAACTCGGCCGCACCTGGGAGGAGTTCAAGCTGTCGGGTATGCCGGACCTGCTCGGCGCCCTGCATCTGTGCCACGCGCTCCACGCGCTCGCGAAGTCCGGTCTGCTGGAGCGGCTGCGCGAGGGGCGGCACAGCACCGCGAGCGGTCTGTACGACGGAATGAACCACCGGGTGTCCTCGAACACGCTGCGCTATCTCGCCCTCAAGGGCGTACTGGAGCAATGGCGGGGCAGTTACCGGCTGACCCGGCGCGGCGAGCTCCTGACCTCGGACATCTCGCTGGCCCGGCTGGGCTTCTATCTGGAGGCCTACGGTCCGGTCGTCGGGCGCGCGGACGAGCTGATGACCGGCGCCGCGGAGTACGGGACCGATGTGCACCGCAGCAACGGCCCGCTGAGCCGCCACTGCGGAACCGTCTTCGGCCGCTACTACACCCCGGTCGTACTGGAGGCGATGCGTGACCGGGGCGCCAAACGGATCATGGACCTGGGCTGCGGCGGCGGCCGGCTGCTGGTCGACGCCTGCCTGAACGATCCGGAGATCACCGGGGTCGGTCTGGACATCGCGCCCGCGGCGGTGGAGGTGGCCCGTGAACTGGCGCGGAGCCACGGCCTGGAGGACCGGCTGGAGTTCGTCGTCGGTGACGCGTTCGACCCGGGGACATGGCCCGAGGAGGTGTGCGCGGACATCGAGGTGATCACCGGCATCGGGGTGCTGCACGAGCACTTCCGGGACGGCGACAAGGCCGTCGTCGACATCCTGGACGCGTACGCGGACTTCCTCACCGGCGAGCGCATGCTGCTCATCGGTGAACCGGAGCCCCACTACGACGACCGGGAGAGCGACTCGGAGTTCTTCCTGATGCACGTCCTCACCGACCAGGGCTTCCCGGTGGACCGCGCCGTCTGGGCGGGGATCTTCGACCGGACCCGGCTGACCTGCCGCCGCACCCTCACCTGGGCGACCGCCGGACCCCGTATGTGCTTCTACGAGCTCGAACCGCGCGGCTGA
- a CDS encoding MFS transporter, whose product MTSARPDHGAETGQSPPRAGMREWVGLAVLALPAMLIVMDMTVLHLAVPQLSADLSPTGSELLWITDIYGFLVAGFLVTMGNLGDRVGRRRLLLFGAGAFAAASVLAAYATTPEALIVARALLGLAGATLMPSTLSLLRVMFLDERQRTIAISAWMMSFTVGASIGPLVGGVLLEHFWWGSVFLVGVPVMVLLLTLGPVLLPEYRSPSAGSLDLASSLLSLAAVLPVVYGIKQLTRHGVEVLPLLALAVGVAAGAVFLRRQRRLADPFIDLKLFGEPRFRVSLGALATLSFVMFGINLFIVQSLQLVHGLSPLEAGLWILPGTAGGVLGTVVAIAALRRVRPAYIMAAVLATAAGGAVLVWLADSSDFALLVTGLAVMSTGIAPALNLGTDMVVSSAPPERAGAASAVSETSNEFGGALGLAVLGSIGTALYRDQVEDTAPAGIPSDTLGPAEDTLAKALEVARDLPEDLGAQLVAAGREAFTYGLSVIALIAAVLVAVSSLLVATSLRHVRPGGGETQEQGEGQEQEHEPDDRNQEQGTDGKRATTGSESTAL is encoded by the coding sequence ATGACGTCCGCACGACCCGACCACGGCGCCGAGACCGGCCAGAGCCCGCCCCGGGCGGGAATGCGGGAGTGGGTGGGGCTGGCCGTCCTGGCCCTGCCCGCGATGCTCATCGTGATGGACATGACGGTGCTGCACCTGGCCGTCCCCCAGCTCAGCGCCGATCTCTCGCCCACCGGCTCCGAGCTGCTGTGGATCACCGACATCTACGGGTTCCTGGTGGCCGGGTTCCTCGTCACCATGGGCAATCTCGGTGACCGTGTCGGCAGGCGCCGGCTGCTGCTGTTCGGCGCCGGGGCGTTCGCCGCGGCGTCCGTGCTCGCCGCGTACGCCACCACCCCCGAGGCCCTGATCGTCGCGCGCGCCCTGCTGGGGCTCGCCGGGGCGACCCTGATGCCGTCCACCCTGTCGCTGCTGCGGGTGATGTTCCTCGACGAGCGGCAGCGGACCATCGCGATCTCGGCGTGGATGATGTCCTTCACCGTGGGTGCCTCGATCGGCCCCCTGGTCGGCGGGGTGCTCCTCGAACACTTCTGGTGGGGCTCCGTGTTCCTCGTCGGCGTGCCGGTGATGGTGCTGCTGCTGACCCTCGGCCCGGTGCTGCTGCCGGAGTACCGCTCGCCGTCCGCCGGAAGCCTCGACCTCGCCAGCTCGCTGCTCTCCCTGGCCGCCGTACTGCCGGTGGTGTACGGCATCAAGCAGCTCACCCGGCACGGGGTGGAGGTACTGCCCCTGCTGGCGCTGGCCGTCGGTGTGGCGGCGGGTGCGGTGTTCCTGCGGCGCCAGCGGCGGCTGGCGGACCCGTTCATCGACCTGAAGCTGTTCGGCGAGCCGAGGTTCCGGGTGTCGCTGGGCGCCCTGGCCACCTTGTCGTTCGTGATGTTCGGCATCAATCTGTTCATCGTGCAGTCGCTCCAGCTGGTCCACGGGCTGTCGCCGCTGGAGGCGGGACTGTGGATCCTGCCGGGCACCGCGGGCGGTGTGCTGGGCACGGTCGTGGCCATCGCCGCGCTGCGGCGGGTGCGTCCGGCGTACATCATGGCCGCGGTGCTCGCGACGGCCGCGGGCGGCGCGGTCCTCGTATGGCTGGCCGACAGCTCGGACTTCGCCCTGCTGGTGACCGGTCTCGCCGTGATGTCCACGGGTATCGCTCCCGCGCTGAACCTGGGCACCGACATGGTGGTGAGCTCCGCTCCCCCGGAGCGGGCCGGTGCGGCCTCCGCCGTATCGGAGACCAGCAACGAGTTCGGCGGCGCGCTGGGGCTGGCCGTCCTCGGCAGCATCGGCACCGCGCTCTACCGCGACCAGGTCGAGGACACCGCGCCCGCCGGTATCCCGTCGGACACCCTCGGCCCCGCCGAGGACACCCTGGCCAAGGCACTCGAAGTGGCGCGGGACCTGCCGGAGGACCTCGGCGCACAGCTCGTGGCGGCCGGCCGGGAGGCGTTCACGTACGGGCTGAGCGTCATCGCCCTGATCGCCGCCGTACTGGTCGCGGTCTCGTCCCTGCTGGTGGCCACCTCCCTGCGGCACGTCAGGCCCGGCGGCGGCGAGACGCAGGAACAGGGCGAGGGCCAGGAGCAGGAACACGAGCCGGACGACCGGAACCAGGAGCAGGGGACGGACGGGAAGAGGGCGACGACCGGATCGGAGTCCACCGCGCTCTGA
- the rfbB gene encoding dTDP-glucose 4,6-dehydratase produces MPTRILVTGGAGFIGSHYARALLASDTRPQVTVLDSLTYAGNLANLADVRDRPGFRFVTGDICDPHIVDRVVADTDEIVHLAAETHVDRSITGGAEFVRTNVLGTQVLLEAAVRHGVRRFVQVSTDEVYGSLPEGSWPEEHPLAPSSPYSASKAAGDLLVLGHHTTYGLDVRVTRCCNNYGPGQYPEKIVPLFVTRLLNGGKVPLYGTGGNTREWMHVDDHVAALERVRTAGLPGRTYNIGSGVELTNRQLTEALLEHCGADWDSVELVPDRLGHDLRYAVDSGRIRRELGWEPRRDFRTALAETVDWYRKNDDRWPAAQDHRHLARP; encoded by the coding sequence ATGCCTACCCGCATTCTCGTGACCGGTGGTGCCGGATTCATCGGATCGCACTACGCCAGGGCCCTGCTGGCCTCGGACACCCGGCCTCAGGTGACGGTGCTCGACAGCCTGACCTACGCGGGGAACCTCGCCAATCTCGCCGATGTGCGCGACCGTCCGGGGTTCCGCTTCGTGACCGGGGACATCTGCGACCCGCATATCGTGGACCGGGTCGTGGCCGACACGGACGAGATCGTGCATCTCGCGGCCGAGACCCATGTGGACCGGTCGATCACCGGCGGCGCGGAGTTCGTCCGGACGAATGTGCTCGGCACCCAGGTGCTGCTGGAGGCCGCGGTACGCCATGGGGTACGGCGTTTCGTGCAGGTCTCGACCGACGAGGTGTACGGCTCGCTGCCCGAGGGCTCATGGCCCGAGGAGCATCCGCTGGCGCCCAGTTCGCCGTACTCCGCCTCCAAGGCGGCCGGCGATCTGCTGGTGCTCGGCCATCACACGACGTACGGGCTCGATGTGCGGGTGACGCGCTGCTGCAACAACTACGGGCCCGGACAGTACCCGGAGAAGATCGTCCCGCTGTTCGTCACCCGGCTGCTGAACGGCGGCAAGGTCCCGCTGTACGGCACCGGTGGCAACACCCGGGAGTGGATGCATGTCGACGACCATGTCGCCGCCCTGGAGCGGGTGCGCACCGCCGGGCTGCCGGGCCGGACGTACAACATAGGCAGCGGCGTCGAACTCACCAACCGGCAGCTCACCGAAGCCCTGCTGGAGCACTGCGGCGCGGACTGGGACAGCGTCGAGCTCGTCCCCGACCGGCTCGGGCACGACCTGCGCTATGCGGTCGACAGCGGGCGCATCCGCCGCGAGCTGGGCTGGGAGCCGCGGCGCGACTTCCGCACCGCGCTGGCCGAAACCGTCGACTGGTACCGCAAGAACGACGACCGGTGGCCCGCCGCCCAGGACCACCGGCACCTCGCGCGCCCCTGA
- a CDS encoding response regulator transcription factor, producing the protein MSGEGRNLRRITCVKGGPAAAQTERRGPAAPRPHILVASDCPSVETLKQDLQRHGYAAAIAASGSIALDTHHDSDLVLLDTDLPDLDGVSVCQFIRQVSDVPIIGFTSSEAEVDRVLLLEAGCDDCVDMPYRARELVARIKAVLRRTGTRNPTEPTTGGMTELLRFGPLVIDPKRREARLDGITLTLTRKEFDLLHRLAAEPERIFQRQELMSDVWDYPADNRISVQESRTIDTHVSSLRGKLGNSEWITTIRGVGFRFGLSAAEPDQPAPGPVKPDRTPGVADLALPRLFKVRSSNGSARPGPW; encoded by the coding sequence GTGTCTGGCGAGGGCCGGAACTTACGCAGGATCACGTGCGTCAAGGGAGGTCCGGCCGCCGCTCAGACCGAGCGCCGCGGACCCGCCGCCCCGAGACCGCACATCCTGGTCGCCTCGGACTGTCCATCGGTCGAAACGCTCAAGCAGGACCTGCAACGGCATGGATACGCCGCCGCGATCGCCGCCAGCGGCAGCATCGCGCTGGACACCCACCACGACAGCGACCTCGTACTGCTGGACACCGACCTGCCCGATCTCGACGGGGTGTCGGTGTGCCAGTTCATCCGGCAGGTGAGTGATGTGCCGATCATCGGCTTCACCTCCTCCGAGGCCGAGGTGGACCGGGTGCTGCTGCTGGAGGCGGGCTGCGACGACTGCGTCGACATGCCCTACCGGGCCCGCGAGCTGGTGGCCCGGATCAAGGCCGTGCTACGCCGCACCGGTACCCGTAACCCGACCGAACCGACCACGGGAGGGATGACCGAACTGCTGCGGTTCGGCCCGCTCGTCATCGATCCGAAGCGCCGCGAGGCCCGGCTGGACGGGATCACGCTCACCCTGACCCGGAAGGAGTTCGACCTGCTCCACCGGCTGGCCGCGGAACCCGAACGCATATTCCAGAGACAGGAGTTGATGTCCGACGTCTGGGACTATCCGGCGGACAACCGGATCAGCGTCCAGGAGAGCCGGACCATCGACACCCATGTCAGCAGCCTGCGCGGCAAACTCGGCAACAGCGAATGGATCACCACCATCCGCGGGGTCGGCTTCCGCTTCGGGCTGTCCGCCGCCGAGCCGGACCAGCCGGCCCCCGGCCCGGTGAAACCGGACCGGACGCCGGGCGTGGCCGACCTGGCCCTGCCCCGGCTGTTCAAGGTGCGAAGCTCCAACGGGTCTGCGCGACCAGGCCCTTGGTGA
- a CDS encoding pyridoxamine 5'-phosphate oxidase family protein, with translation MSDHPYDVELDPRYTSPGAQPAQWTETRTTLAEAELYWISTVRPSPRPHITPVAGAWHDGALWFCSQPHERKVRNLVSNPRCSLLTGTNRMDSGVDIVLEGQAERVTDTRRLEEAAEVFRHKYGPRWDYVVEKDMLSGSVGRSWAFSVAPRTVFAFTKGLVAQTRWSFAP, from the coding sequence ATGAGCGATCATCCGTACGACGTGGAGCTGGACCCCCGGTACACCAGCCCGGGGGCCCAGCCCGCCCAGTGGACCGAGACCCGGACCACGCTCGCCGAGGCGGAGCTGTACTGGATCTCCACGGTCCGCCCGAGCCCGCGGCCGCACATCACGCCGGTGGCGGGGGCGTGGCACGACGGTGCGCTGTGGTTCTGTTCGCAGCCGCACGAACGCAAGGTCCGCAACCTGGTCTCCAATCCGCGCTGCTCGCTGCTGACCGGTACGAACCGGATGGACAGCGGGGTGGACATCGTGCTGGAGGGGCAGGCGGAGCGGGTCACGGACACGCGGCGGCTGGAGGAGGCCGCCGAGGTCTTCCGCCACAAGTACGGCCCGCGCTGGGACTATGTCGTGGAGAAGGACATGCTCAGCGGTTCGGTGGGCCGGTCGTGGGCCTTCTCGGTGGCTCCCCGGACGGTGTTCGCGTTCACCAAGGGCCTGGTCGCGCAGACCCGTTGGAGCTTCGCACCTTGA
- a CDS encoding FAD-dependent oxidoreductase produces the protein MSEARRRVRAVIVGAGPVGCLLAIELRRRGFEVEMHEKQSAGTMTSAGTARSFNLTLTHRGSSALRPALRAQLYEVGQVLRQRTVHHRDRTPTHQPYGVRDDHHLLSVPRAALQRILLAQALAAGAVVHFGHSCVAADAHRAEAVFVTGDGGVCRATGDILIGCDGANSTLRHELSKSGARMRIHQEYISHGHVELTMEPDAARALSRDRMHLWPRGDHFLQAQPNRDGTATTTLFMPVDSRAGELRFRAFPGRDAVRGHFEREYPDIADALPRVTGEVWDARPALLKVVRCAPYHYARAVLVGDSAHTMVPFYGQGINCSFEDAEVLCGLLDRHLAADADRHGAIRAAVADFSELRVEPGQAIADLSMANLEELNTHIDDELFHLRKGLEARLHQRYPRDFTQLYQLVAFTRTPYDEVVRRSERDRHVLDLLCEKYDPRTQADEIIACYPDLARDVESTASPGPMLSPGPAGTSRSGELS, from the coding sequence GTGTCAGAAGCCAGGCGCCGCGTCAGGGCCGTCATCGTGGGAGCCGGCCCGGTGGGCTGCCTCCTCGCCATCGAGCTGCGCCGACGCGGCTTCGAGGTGGAGATGCACGAAAAGCAGTCCGCCGGGACCATGACCTCCGCCGGGACCGCCCGCTCCTTCAATCTGACCCTCACCCACCGCGGGTCGAGCGCGCTGCGCCCGGCCCTGCGGGCCCAGCTCTACGAGGTGGGGCAGGTGCTGCGGCAGCGCACCGTGCACCACCGGGACCGTACGCCCACCCATCAGCCGTACGGGGTGCGGGACGACCACCATCTGCTGTCGGTGCCGCGCGCCGCGCTTCAGCGCATCCTTCTGGCTCAGGCGCTGGCCGCCGGGGCCGTGGTGCACTTCGGGCACTCCTGTGTCGCGGCGGACGCGCATCGCGCGGAGGCGGTGTTCGTGACCGGTGACGGCGGGGTGTGCCGGGCCACCGGGGACATCCTGATCGGCTGCGACGGCGCGAACAGCACCCTGCGTCATGAACTGTCGAAGTCGGGCGCGCGGATGCGTATCCATCAGGAGTACATCTCGCACGGCCATGTCGAGCTGACGATGGAGCCGGATGCCGCGCGGGCACTGAGCCGGGACCGGATGCATCTGTGGCCGCGCGGCGACCACTTCCTCCAGGCGCAGCCCAACCGGGACGGCACCGCGACGACCACCCTGTTCATGCCGGTCGACAGCCGTGCCGGCGAGCTGCGGTTCCGGGCCTTCCCCGGCCGGGACGCCGTACGCGGGCACTTCGAGCGGGAGTACCCGGACATCGCGGACGCGCTTCCCCGGGTGACGGGTGAGGTGTGGGACGCGCGCCCCGCGCTGCTGAAGGTGGTGCGCTGCGCCCCTTACCACTACGCGCGCGCGGTGCTCGTCGGGGACTCGGCGCACACGATGGTCCCGTTCTACGGCCAGGGCATCAATTGCAGCTTCGAGGACGCGGAGGTGCTGTGCGGGCTGCTGGACCGTCATCTGGCCGCCGACGCCGACCGGCACGGGGCGATACGGGCGGCGGTGGCGGACTTCAGCGAGCTGCGGGTGGAACCCGGCCAGGCGATAGCGGATCTGTCGATGGCGAACCTGGAGGAGCTGAACACCCATATAGACGACGAGCTGTTCCATCTGCGCAAGGGGCTGGAAGCGCGGCTGCATCAGCGCTACCCGCGGGACTTCACCCAGCTCTACCAGCTCGTCGCGTTCACCCGTACCCCGTACGACGAGGTCGTGCGGCGCAGCGAGCGGGACCGGCATGTGCTGGACCTGCTGTGCGAGAAGTACGACCCGCGGACCCAGGCCGACGAGATCATCGCGTGCTACCCGGACCTCGCCCGCGATGTGGAGAGCACCGCGTCGCCCGGGCCCATGCTGTCGCCGGGTCCCGCCGGGACCTCACGATCAGGGGAGCTGTCATGA